The following are encoded together in the Corticium candelabrum chromosome 1, ooCorCand1.1, whole genome shotgun sequence genome:
- the LOC134180559 gene encoding sialic acid synthase-like yields the protein MPLEFEIAPGRWIGGDHPCFFIAEIGQNHQGDINIAKQMIRLVKSAGADCAKFQKSELEYKFNKAALARPYISPHSWGKTYGEHKKHLEFSQSQFHELKKYAEEEVGIIFSASGMDQAAADFLLDDLRVPFLKVGSGDTNNLPFLERAAKKKRPMVISSGMQTMDTMRQVYQTVKPLNPNFALLQCTSAYPLDPADVHLRCITAYQKEFPDVPIGYSGHESGLTISVAAVAVGAKLVERHITMDKTWKGNDHAASLDMSELAELIKQIRIVETALGTPLKEMRASEIACHNKLGKSVVAATHVPSGTTLSMDMLAIKVAEPIGFPPQRIYELIGRTTKQEVGDDETMLEEYLA from the exons ATGCCACTTGAATTCGAGATAGCCCCTGGGAGGTGGATCGGCGGTGACCATCCTTGCTTTTTTATTGCGGAGATCGGTCAGAACCACCAGGGAGATATCAATATCGCCAAGCAAATGATTCGTCTCGTCAAATCTGCTGGTGCAGACTGTGCGAAGTTTCAGAAGAGTGAACTCGAATATAAGTTTAACAAAGCGGCGCTGGCGAGGCCCTACATAAGCCCGCATTCTTGGGGTAAGACATACGGGGAACACAAGAAACATCTAGAGTTTAGTCAATCGCAGTTCCATGAGCTGAAGAAATATGCTGAAGAAGAAGTGGGTATTATTTTTTCTGCGTCAGGAATGGACCAG gcagctgctgatttcttgtTGGATGATCTTCGAGTTCCTTTCTTGAAAGTGGGATCCGGTGATACTAACAATCTTCCATTTCTGGAGCGTGCAGCTAAAAAGAAACGTCCAATGGTCATTTCATCAG GTATGCAAACCATGGATACCATGAGGCAAGTCTATCAAACAGTCAAGCCATTAAATCCAAATTTTGCTTTGCTTCAGTGTACCAGTGCGTATCCACTTGATCCTGCTGATGTGCACCTCAGATGTATTACG GCATACCAGAAGGAGTTTCCAGACGTTCCTATTGGCTACTCGGGACATGAAAGTGGTCTAACAATTTCTGtggcagctgttgctgttggtgcaaAACTAGTTGAACGACATATCACAATGGACAAGACATGGAAGGGAAATGATCATGCTGCCTCGCTCGATATGAGTGAGCTAGCAGAATTAATCAAACAAATTCGAATTGTTGAGACTGCTCTTGGTACTCCATTAAAGGAAATGAGAGCCAGTGAAATAGCTTGTCACAACAAG TTGGGGAAGAGTGTGGTAGCAGCAACACATGTCCCTTCAGGGACAACATTGAGTATGGATATGCTTGCAATTAAGGTTGCTGAGCCCATCGGTTTTCCGCCTCAAAGGATTTACGAGCTGATAGGGCGAACAACCAAGCAAGAAGTAGGGGATGACGAAACAATGCTGGAAGAGTACTTAGCATGA